From Kangiella sp. TOML190, one genomic window encodes:
- a CDS encoding HIT domain-containing protein, with amino-acid sequence MFELDKRLASDTVPIGDLALCRLLLMNDSQYPWIILVPKVQDTTEISQLNDEQRSILAGESNDVAQLLMQEFAGDKMNIAALGNVVSQLHIHHIVRYQSDKAWPAPVWGAYPATPYSEEELTQLKQRLGKLFSNVKNFESYQ; translated from the coding sequence ATGTTTGAATTAGATAAGCGACTGGCAAGCGATACAGTGCCGATCGGTGACTTAGCTTTATGCCGATTGTTGCTCATGAATGATAGTCAGTATCCGTGGATAATTTTGGTTCCAAAAGTCCAAGATACAACAGAAATTTCCCAACTTAATGATGAGCAAAGAAGCATTCTAGCGGGCGAGTCGAACGATGTTGCTCAGCTTTTAATGCAAGAGTTTGCTGGCGATAAAATGAATATCGCTGCTTTGGGTAATGTGGTTTCGCAATTGCACATTCATCATATAGTGCGCTATCAATCGGATAAAGCTTGGCCAGCGCCAGTCTGGGGAGCTTATCCTGCAACGCCTTATTCGGAAGAGGAGCTAACACAACTCAAGCAAAGATTAGGCAAGCTTTTTTCTAATGTAAAAAATTTTGAGAGCTATCAATAA
- the mrcB gene encoding penicillin-binding protein 1B: MTAKKSKNKAKSQKTWRQKFKSLFWKLILLASAFLFILVIYSDAQIKKQFEGKRWQLPAKVYSQPLELAEGKSLTPTRLKQELELLGYRKTVKATRPGDYEQYGDYFYIYVRPFKFWDEAFEASEVAFNLSGAKVAQLRDHVNGEPLQFARLDPLLIGQIYPNHQEDRLLVKLEQVPESLKQALLVTEDRDFYDHMGISFKGIARAVWYNLNNDGRAHGGSTITQQLVKNYFLTRERSLWRKFREAIMSVILEVRYEKDEILQAYFNEVFFGQERNRAIHGVGLASHYFFDKDISNLTPAQSALLVAILKGPSSFDPYRKPESAIKRRNLVLSLMQQAGYLTEQEYQEQIVTTLAVVKKPKLRLSKVPAFMDLVKRQLKQNYSEEELNSEGLRIFTSLDPVTQRYLEKRIDSSVSQIEKQRGIKAGSLQTAMLITEANSGKILALVGDRKEGFSGFNRALDAKRQIGSVIKPFVLAAALNKKPNMQLNSMVQDSPISLKQRDGSSWQPKNYDNKFHGNVTLFEAMTRSYNIPIIKLGQQVGLDTVADFIEQAGAKDVRALDALPLGVLELSPLELTELYQTIASGGLKIRPSAIEAVTNNKGQLLERYPINAEMVMSDIHNYLIKANLMEVAKTGTAKQLKQRIPWTQFAGKTGTTNDLKDSWFVGFSEQHLGVVWVGRDDNQSANISGSTAALPVFVDIFEGVNTESLKLGYQPEIEWQLIDLNSGKLAGDGCQRTASIPFSYGKAPTEKANCGAY, from the coding sequence ATGACAGCTAAGAAGTCAAAAAATAAAGCCAAATCGCAAAAAACATGGCGGCAAAAATTTAAAAGCTTATTTTGGAAGCTGATTCTGCTTGCTAGTGCATTCTTATTCATTTTAGTGATCTATTCAGATGCACAGATTAAAAAGCAGTTTGAAGGCAAGCGCTGGCAGTTGCCCGCAAAAGTTTATTCGCAGCCGCTAGAATTAGCCGAAGGCAAATCCTTAACTCCTACTCGCCTAAAGCAAGAGCTGGAGCTTTTAGGTTATCGTAAGACGGTTAAAGCAACCCGACCTGGTGATTACGAGCAATACGGCGATTATTTTTATATCTATGTACGCCCTTTTAAATTCTGGGATGAAGCCTTTGAAGCTAGTGAAGTCGCTTTTAATTTGTCAGGTGCCAAGGTGGCGCAGTTGCGCGATCATGTAAATGGTGAGCCGCTTCAATTTGCCCGCCTCGATCCATTGTTAATAGGTCAAATTTACCCCAATCATCAAGAAGATCGTTTGTTGGTCAAGTTGGAACAAGTTCCAGAAAGTTTAAAGCAAGCTTTGTTGGTTACTGAAGATAGAGATTTCTACGATCATATGGGGATCTCTTTTAAGGGTATTGCGCGCGCCGTTTGGTATAACCTGAATAATGACGGCCGTGCTCACGGTGGCAGCACCATTACTCAGCAACTGGTCAAAAACTATTTCTTAACGCGCGAAAGAAGCTTGTGGCGTAAATTCCGTGAAGCGATCATGTCGGTTATTTTAGAGGTTCGGTATGAAAAAGACGAGATTCTGCAGGCCTACTTCAACGAAGTGTTTTTTGGTCAAGAGCGCAACCGCGCTATTCATGGCGTAGGGCTTGCTAGTCACTATTTCTTTGACAAAGACATATCAAATTTAACACCAGCGCAATCGGCGTTACTGGTGGCAATCTTAAAAGGACCTTCTTCTTTTGATCCTTATCGTAAACCTGAGAGTGCCATAAAGCGCCGCAACTTGGTTTTATCCTTGATGCAACAAGCGGGTTATTTAACCGAACAAGAATACCAAGAACAAATTGTTACTACTTTGGCAGTAGTAAAAAAACCGAAGCTTCGTTTATCAAAAGTTCCGGCTTTTATGGATTTGGTCAAACGCCAATTGAAACAAAACTATTCAGAAGAAGAGTTAAACTCGGAAGGTTTGAGAATCTTTACCAGTCTCGATCCAGTTACTCAGCGTTATTTAGAAAAGCGGATTGACAGTTCGGTTAGCCAAATTGAAAAGCAACGTGGGATAAAAGCAGGTAGCCTACAAACGGCAATGCTAATAACAGAAGCTAACAGCGGTAAAATTTTAGCCTTGGTTGGCGACCGTAAAGAGGGTTTTTCCGGTTTTAATCGAGCGCTTGATGCGAAACGACAAATTGGTTCGGTGATTAAGCCATTTGTGTTAGCGGCGGCACTTAATAAAAAGCCTAATATGCAATTGAATAGTATGGTTCAAGATAGTCCGATTAGCTTGAAACAAAGAGATGGCTCAAGTTGGCAACCCAAAAATTATGATAATAAATTTCATGGTAATGTGACTTTATTTGAGGCGATGACTAGATCTTACAATATCCCTATCATCAAGCTGGGGCAGCAGGTGGGGCTAGATACGGTTGCAGACTTTATTGAACAAGCGGGTGCCAAAGACGTCCGGGCTTTAGATGCCTTACCATTGGGCGTTTTAGAATTATCGCCGCTTGAACTGACTGAACTTTATCAAACTATAGCCAGCGGCGGTTTAAAAATTAGACCTTCGGCTATCGAGGCAGTCACCAATAACAAAGGGCAACTGCTGGAGCGCTATCCAATTAATGCTGAAATGGTGATGAGCGATATTCACAATTATTTGATCAAGGCCAACCTGATGGAAGTGGCTAAAACTGGCACTGCCAAGCAGCTCAAGCAGCGCATACCTTGGACTCAGTTTGCAGGAAAAACTGGCACCACTAACGATTTAAAAGACTCTTGGTTTGTCGGCTTTAGCGAGCAGCACCTAGGCGTAGTTTGGGTTGGGCGTGATGATAATCAGTCTGCCAATATCAGCGGCTCTACGGCGGCCTTGCCAGTTTTTGTGGATATTTTTGAAGGAGTGAATACGGAGTCATTAAAATTGGGTTACCAACCGGAAATCGAGTGGCAATTGATCGATTTGAATAGTGGTAAGTTAGCCGGTGACGGTTGTCAACGAACGGCGAGTATTCCTTTTAGTTACGGCAAAGCGCCAACTGAAAAAGCCAATTGTGGAGCCTATTAA
- a CDS encoding diguanylate cyclase: MHKALRFCFLKTPYVYIWGLFVFIGFTSLNATVKAEEFSHILKTADSLRSSDPQRAIKILKDISAHESKLTDEERLYLKYLEGYMSGYLGQYEKAISLYTEVLSESKNLDLNFRTGTSLVNIYALQRKYTLGLQQLESDLKQLDKLQNTEVREHGLGVAAIFYNQVGMHSEALKYANILLREAKAERNQCVALHLIKEAHFYLETLNFDSGAFKKDRNKCYQANEKVIANHILATEAKYHLSLGDNKTVVELLSGLEAEVGDTKYTRLISEYNSLLSTAHFNLNNYDASQKHAKLALENMSDASFSKSVVDAFYYLSLISEVNGQYSDALEYHKKYTEAENAYIDDITAKQFAYQYVKQQTSEKIKEIKLLNKQNEVLKLEQDLAKQEAKNHKLIVLLLTFFLATLAFWAYRVKRNHVKLKRQSEIDVLTGVSSRHHFYYVSRKTLELSKNAEHEVSFILFDMDGFKSVNDNYGHLVGDWVLKKAVEVCRPCWRSNDIVGRLGGEEFAIMLPNCDLTKAVQIAEASRQAIEAIDTSDSGHIFKISASFGVTTSKVSGHQLQELIADADRIMYQAKAAGKNQVLQVSQKQ; this comes from the coding sequence ATGCATAAAGCTTTAAGGTTCTGTTTTCTAAAAACCCCATATGTATACATATGGGGTTTGTTCGTTTTTATTGGTTTTACTTCACTTAACGCTACTGTTAAAGCTGAAGAGTTTTCGCATATTTTAAAAACAGCTGATAGTCTAAGAAGCTCAGATCCTCAAAGAGCAATAAAAATTTTAAAAGATATATCTGCACATGAATCCAAACTAACAGATGAAGAGCGCCTTTATCTTAAGTATTTAGAAGGCTATATGAGTGGATACTTAGGGCAGTATGAAAAAGCTATAAGTTTATACACAGAAGTCCTAAGTGAAAGTAAGAATTTAGACCTAAATTTTCGAACAGGGACTTCTCTTGTCAATATATATGCTCTACAAAGAAAATACACCCTTGGACTCCAGCAATTAGAATCGGACTTAAAGCAATTAGACAAACTTCAGAATACCGAGGTTCGCGAGCATGGTTTGGGCGTGGCAGCGATTTTTTATAACCAAGTAGGTATGCATTCGGAAGCACTTAAATATGCAAATATTCTGCTAAGAGAAGCAAAAGCAGAAAGAAATCAATGTGTAGCTCTTCATTTAATAAAAGAAGCACATTTTTATTTGGAAACATTGAATTTCGATTCGGGTGCGTTCAAAAAAGATAGGAATAAATGTTATCAGGCAAACGAAAAGGTAATAGCTAATCATATTTTAGCGACGGAGGCAAAGTATCACCTTAGTTTGGGAGATAACAAAACAGTTGTGGAATTGCTCTCTGGTTTAGAAGCCGAGGTTGGTGATACCAAATATACTAGGCTTATATCAGAATATAACAGCTTATTATCTACAGCCCATTTCAACTTAAACAATTACGATGCATCTCAAAAGCATGCCAAATTGGCCTTAGAAAATATGTCGGATGCATCATTTTCGAAATCAGTAGTTGATGCATTTTATTATTTGTCTTTAATTAGCGAAGTCAATGGACAGTATAGTGACGCGCTAGAATATCATAAGAAATATACCGAAGCAGAGAATGCTTATATAGATGATATAACTGCTAAGCAATTTGCCTATCAATACGTAAAGCAGCAAACTAGTGAAAAGATAAAAGAAATTAAATTGCTCAACAAACAAAACGAAGTATTAAAACTTGAGCAAGATCTTGCCAAGCAGGAGGCAAAGAATCATAAGCTTATTGTTTTATTGCTGACCTTCTTTCTTGCGACTTTAGCGTTCTGGGCTTATCGGGTTAAACGAAATCATGTTAAGTTAAAGCGCCAGTCGGAAATTGATGTTTTAACAGGAGTGAGTTCTCGTCATCATTTTTATTACGTATCACGCAAAACGCTTGAGCTGAGTAAAAACGCTGAACATGAAGTAAGCTTTATTTTGTTCGACATGGATGGGTTTAAGTCGGTCAATGACAATTATGGCCACTTGGTCGGTGATTGGGTGCTTAAGAAAGCGGTTGAAGTTTGCCGCCCATGTTGGCGCAGTAATGATATCGTGGGGCGTTTGGGCGGCGAAGAGTTTGCCATCATGCTACCTAACTGCGATTTAACTAAAGCGGTACAAATTGCTGAAGCGAGCCGTCAGGCGATTGAAGCCATTGATACTTCTGATTCAGGGCATATATTCAAAATTTCAGCCAGTTTTGGTGTGACTACTAGCAAGGTTTCGGGGCATCAACTGCAAGAGTTAATCGCCGATGCGGATAGAATTATGTATCAGGCCAAGGCTGCTGGTAAGAATCAAGTATTGCAGGTTTCTCAAAAGCAATAA
- a CDS encoding SAM-dependent methyltransferase, translated as MSSGGQLVCVGLGMTLGAHITPAAKYQVESADIVFVAASSKLVEQWVESLNTHVISLQKFYKAGKPRQETYREMTEALLEGVRAGMKVCGAFYGHPCVFALSPRKAIEIAKREGFKAYMEPGISAEACLYADLCLDPGETGCQHFETSQFMKYERKVDTSALLILWQIGLAGDFRSEAFSTNKKNIEMLVKILSRYYPLSHEVIIYEARLLKISSIREEKVKLLDLAEACFTMNSTLVIPPCKRLIDSNH; from the coding sequence TTGTCTAGTGGCGGTCAATTGGTTTGTGTGGGTTTAGGGATGACGCTAGGGGCTCATATTACCCCTGCGGCAAAGTACCAAGTAGAAAGTGCCGATATCGTATTTGTAGCAGCATCCAGTAAATTAGTAGAGCAGTGGGTGGAAAGCCTCAATACTCACGTAATCAGTTTACAAAAATTCTACAAGGCAGGGAAACCTAGACAGGAAACTTATCGTGAAATGACGGAGGCCTTACTTGAAGGAGTCAGGGCCGGCATGAAAGTCTGTGGTGCATTTTATGGTCATCCGTGTGTTTTTGCTTTATCTCCAAGGAAAGCTATCGAAATAGCAAAAAGAGAGGGCTTTAAAGCTTATATGGAGCCAGGTATATCTGCGGAGGCATGCCTTTATGCTGACCTATGTTTAGATCCTGGCGAGACGGGCTGCCAACATTTCGAAACTAGTCAGTTTATGAAGTATGAGCGTAAAGTTGATACTAGTGCTCTATTAATACTTTGGCAAATTGGTTTGGCTGGGGATTTTAGGTCTGAAGCATTTTCTACTAATAAAAAAAATATTGAGATGTTAGTAAAAATATTATCTCGTTATTATCCTCTTAGTCATGAGGTTATAATATACGAAGCTCGCCTTTTAAAGATTAGCTCTATTCGAGAAGAAAAGGTTAAGCTTTTAGACTTGGCTGAAGCATGTTTTACTATGAATAGCACGCTAGTCATTCCGCCATGTAAGAGGTTAATTGACAGCAACCACTAA
- a CDS encoding GNAT family N-acetyltransferase, producing the protein MLKPVTSEEQEFFYRLFSDEAVMKWIGRPWTGEQLDSAWSQFLSNSESKLWLIQGSEKQAYGFVSLIKESREGSFQMGTVLKEAKQRKGLATEVMSALMSFGKEHLNAKVINVRFKQEHLASLNLVVKLGFSKFKECNKWQYWRKKLV; encoded by the coding sequence GTGTTAAAGCCCGTTACAAGCGAAGAACAAGAATTTTTTTACAGGCTGTTTTCTGATGAAGCAGTAATGAAATGGATTGGTCGTCCCTGGACTGGTGAGCAACTTGACTCAGCTTGGTCTCAGTTTTTGAGTAATTCTGAAAGTAAGTTGTGGTTGATACAGGGAAGTGAAAAACAAGCTTATGGTTTTGTTTCTTTAATTAAAGAGTCTAGAGAAGGCTCCTTTCAAATGGGGACGGTGCTTAAAGAAGCTAAACAACGCAAAGGTTTGGCAACAGAGGTTATGTCAGCGTTAATGAGCTTTGGGAAAGAACATTTAAATGCAAAAGTCATTAATGTTAGATTTAAACAAGAGCATCTTGCATCCTTAAATTTAGTTGTAAAATTAGGTTTTTCTAAATTTAAGGAGTGCAACAAATGGCAGTATTGGAGAAAAAAGCTTGTCTAG
- the pepB gene encoding aminopeptidase PepB: MSLQVFLSEQEATNVWQGNLISYGDNSATIHSLEAEAIQMAARKLVANGVSDFELQGDWSLEAQWGFFQGSYDPKVDTQIAYAELVDEDSHELDSRVQVSRWMRSIVNETPEVLAPQVLAEEAAEFIQSLAPEQVSYEIVAGEDLAEAGHIGTWEVGRGSTRPPALLKLVFNPTELDNPTPSAALVGKGITFDSGGYSIKPSTGMLHMKADMGGAATVTGALGLAILRGLDKPVHLYLCCAENLISGHAYKLGDILTYPNGVTVEIQNTDAEGRIVLADGLLLASESGAPTIINAATLTGAAVTALGEDYNAVFALDDDARSDFLTAAQAENERHWPLPLETFHANKCPSNFADTANSRAVKGGGPGGASNAAGFLSRFVRDQGKGWVHLDLAAAYNDSATKKWSAGGTGQGFRSIARQLIG; this comes from the coding sequence ATGAGCTTACAAGTTTTTCTATCCGAGCAAGAAGCAACCAACGTTTGGCAAGGCAATCTGATCAGCTATGGCGATAACAGTGCGACCATCCATAGCTTGGAGGCCGAAGCGATCCAAATGGCAGCACGTAAACTGGTCGCCAACGGAGTATCCGATTTTGAGTTGCAAGGTGATTGGTCGCTGGAAGCTCAATGGGGATTTTTTCAAGGCTCTTACGATCCTAAAGTGGATACGCAAATTGCTTATGCTGAACTCGTCGATGAGGATAGCCACGAGCTGGATAGCCGAGTGCAAGTTAGTCGCTGGATGCGCTCGATTGTTAATGAAACGCCGGAAGTGTTGGCGCCGCAGGTGTTGGCTGAAGAAGCAGCTGAATTTATCCAAAGCTTAGCGCCTGAGCAGGTGAGCTATGAAATTGTTGCTGGTGAAGATTTAGCCGAAGCGGGCCATATTGGTACCTGGGAAGTAGGCCGTGGCAGCACCCGTCCACCTGCCTTGTTAAAATTAGTATTTAACCCCACTGAACTGGACAATCCTACTCCAAGCGCGGCCTTAGTTGGCAAGGGCATTACCTTTGATAGCGGTGGCTACAGCATCAAACCCAGCACTGGCATGCTACACATGAAAGCAGATATGGGCGGTGCAGCCACAGTTACTGGAGCTTTAGGTTTAGCCATTTTGCGTGGGCTGGATAAGCCAGTGCATCTGTATTTATGCTGTGCGGAAAACCTGATAAGTGGGCATGCTTACAAACTCGGCGATATTTTGACCTATCCCAATGGCGTTACTGTTGAAATTCAGAATACCGACGCGGAAGGGCGTATTGTATTGGCCGATGGCTTATTACTAGCGTCAGAGTCTGGCGCGCCAACGATTATTAATGCTGCGACTCTAACCGGTGCCGCTGTAACCGCTTTGGGCGAAGATTATAATGCGGTGTTTGCGCTTGATGACGATGCGCGGAGTGATTTTTTAACTGCTGCTCAGGCTGAAAATGAGCGCCACTGGCCTTTACCGCTAGAGACTTTCCATGCCAACAAATGCCCCTCTAATTTTGCCGATACTGCCAATAGTCGTGCAGTAAAGGGTGGCGGCCCGGGCGGCGCTTCCAATGCAGCGGGTTTCTTATCGAGGTTTGTCCGCGATCAAGGTAAAGGCTGGGTCCATCTAGATCTCGCCGCGGCCTATAACGACAGTGCTACCAAAAAATGGTCTGCAGGTGGCACTGGACAAGGTTTTAGAAGTATTGCAAGACAGTTAATTGGCTAA
- the ribA gene encoding GTP cyclohydrolase II, which yields MTDNSRLQAKLPTPYADFTIHALDLGDGKEHVALTLGQWQQAEAVLTRIHSECLTGDALFSLRCDCGFQLNAALQKIAEAGVGVLLYLRQEGRGIGLTNKIRAYSLQDQGMDTVEANEHLGFGADERDFKVAAKALQQLEIEQIRLMTNNPRKVSSMIEAGIDVSERVALQFGENPHNQGYLSTKQSKLGHLFNK from the coding sequence ATGACGGACAATAGTCGCTTGCAAGCCAAGCTCCCCACCCCTTACGCGGATTTTACCATCCACGCGCTCGATCTGGGCGATGGTAAAGAGCATGTGGCTTTGACTCTGGGACAATGGCAACAAGCCGAGGCGGTCTTAACTCGGATCCATTCGGAGTGTTTAACTGGCGATGCGCTTTTTAGTTTGCGCTGTGACTGTGGTTTTCAGCTGAATGCGGCGCTGCAAAAAATTGCCGAAGCGGGTGTTGGGGTTTTGCTTTATTTACGCCAAGAAGGTCGCGGCATTGGCTTAACCAATAAGATCCGTGCTTATTCGTTGCAAGATCAAGGCATGGATACGGTCGAAGCCAATGAACATTTAGGCTTTGGCGCTGATGAGCGTGATTTTAAGGTGGCGGCTAAGGCTTTACAGCAATTGGAAATTGAGCAAATTCGTTTGATGACCAACAATCCGCGTAAAGTCAGCTCCATGATCGAAGCGGGGATTGACGTTTCCGAGCGGGTTGCCTTGCAGTTTGGCGAAAATCCGCATAATCAAGGTTATCTCTCCACCAAGCAATCCAAGCTGGGACACTTGTTCAATAAATAG
- a CDS encoding alpha/beta hydrolase: protein MKSLIILVALLAFGYAVYTSIFYLLQRKLLFPLHELPPANEQLIKDSGGELIELQFSQGIFEIAYLPSLKPAELPAPVIMLAHGNGNIMDSWAPSMDFMRNRGFAVVLVEYPGYGRSQGKPSYQSIKECMAIAYRWIFQQPQLDPNNITLIGRSMGGGAILSLFDGAIDTDSGESNQPRRLVLMSTYSSVKDLAKERWLPPFLIKDPFDNLTQLAKFNGKSYLIHGDKDKIVPFASLGKLLAVAKDAKHKVYSGGHNDIPDDWPQFWRDVADFIEN, encoded by the coding sequence ATGAAGTCATTAATAATACTGGTTGCTTTGTTGGCTTTTGGTTATGCCGTCTACACCAGCATATTTTATCTATTGCAAAGAAAACTCCTGTTTCCGCTGCACGAACTGCCACCGGCTAACGAACAGTTAATTAAAGATTCTGGCGGCGAATTGATTGAATTGCAGTTTTCCCAAGGGATATTTGAAATTGCTTACCTGCCGAGCTTAAAGCCCGCGGAGCTGCCAGCGCCGGTGATTATGTTGGCTCATGGCAATGGTAATATTATGGACTCTTGGGCGCCAAGCATGGACTTTATGCGTAACCGCGGTTTCGCGGTGGTGTTAGTGGAATATCCCGGTTATGGCCGCTCGCAAGGCAAGCCCAGCTATCAGTCGATCAAAGAATGCATGGCGATTGCTTATCGCTGGATTTTTCAGCAGCCGCAACTTGATCCAAACAATATCACTTTGATCGGCCGCTCTATGGGCGGTGGCGCCATTCTGTCGTTATTTGACGGTGCGATTGATACTGATTCGGGTGAATCGAACCAACCGCGCCGACTGGTACTAATGTCCACTTATTCCAGCGTTAAGGATTTGGCCAAAGAGCGCTGGCTACCGCCTTTTTTGATTAAAGATCCTTTCGATAACCTTACTCAGCTGGCTAAGTTTAATGGCAAGTCGTATCTCATTCATGGCGATAAGGACAAAATCGTGCCTTTTGCCTCGTTGGGTAAATTATTAGCAGTGGCCAAAGATGCCAAACATAAGGTGTATTCGGGCGGGCACAATGATATTCCAGACGATTGGCCGCAATTTTGGCGCGATGTTGCTGATTTTATTGAGAATTAG
- a CDS encoding Rieske (2Fe-2S) protein, translated as MSHICMVTDIEDGQAKAYPHPNPNQERTLIVVRRGLEVYGYINRCPHAGTDLNWQEDQFMTDDEAYLMCFTHGALFEPETGNCVAGPCAGARLSDVKLEVENGKVFVAE; from the coding sequence ATGTCACACATTTGTATGGTCACGGATATTGAAGACGGCCAAGCCAAGGCTTATCCGCACCCCAACCCTAATCAAGAGCGCACCCTAATTGTGGTTCGCCGTGGCTTGGAAGTGTACGGCTATATTAATCGCTGTCCGCATGCCGGAACCGATCTCAATTGGCAAGAAGATCAGTTTATGACCGACGACGAGGCCTATCTGATGTGCTTTACTCATGGCGCCCTATTCGAGCCAGAAACCGGTAATTGTGTCGCAGGGCCTTGCGCTGGGGCGCGTTTGTCTGACGTTAAGTTGGAAGTCGAAAACGGCAAGGTGTTTGTAGCCGAATAG
- the sfsA gene encoding DNA/RNA nuclease SfsA, producing the protein MKFSSPLLAATLIKRYKRFLADVRHAQLGEFTVHCPNTGSMKNCWSEGDRVYLLDSQNPKRKYQYTWISSHIKATDSQDQHWLCLNTHLANPIVVEGINNGVIEELQSYSSIQQEIKYGEENSRIDLLLTANNKPDCYVEIKTVTLLEATVDGKALDQGHGFFPDAVSTRGQKHLRELTTLAQAGHRAVLLFLVQHSGIKSVSPAAHIDPQYAQLLGQALDAGVEILCYRTHISPAEIILQDSLPFIFK; encoded by the coding sequence ATGAAATTCTCATCCCCGCTGCTAGCAGCAACTCTAATCAAGCGCTACAAACGTTTTCTAGCGGATGTTCGCCATGCTCAACTGGGCGAATTTACTGTTCATTGTCCTAATACCGGCTCCATGAAAAACTGCTGGTCGGAGGGCGATAGGGTTTATTTGCTCGACTCGCAAAACCCTAAGCGCAAATACCAATACACTTGGATTTCCAGCCATATTAAAGCGACTGACTCTCAAGATCAGCATTGGTTATGTCTCAACACTCATCTAGCCAATCCAATCGTGGTGGAAGGGATTAACAATGGAGTAATCGAAGAGCTACAAAGCTACTCGTCGATCCAACAAGAAATAAAATATGGCGAGGAAAATAGCCGCATAGATTTGTTACTCACCGCTAATAACAAACCCGACTGTTATGTAGAAATTAAAACCGTGACCCTGCTTGAAGCAACGGTTGACGGCAAAGCGCTGGATCAAGGTCATGGTTTTTTCCCCGATGCAGTGTCTACTCGCGGGCAAAAGCATTTACGCGAGCTTACCACCCTGGCTCAAGCAGGCCATCGAGCAGTTTTGTTGTTTTTAGTGCAGCATTCGGGCATCAAATCGGTCAGTCCCGCCGCCCATATCGATCCTCAATATGCCCAATTATTAGGCCAAGCGCTTGATGCTGGGGTTGAAATCCTTTGCTACCGCACCCATATCAGCCCCGCAGAAATAATTCTGCAAGATTCATTGCCATTTATTTTTAAATAA
- the dksA gene encoding RNA polymerase-binding protein DksA gives MPRKKAATNATLEKLGIKPYSEKKGEDYMNDAQYEHFRTILDTWKKQLMEEVDRTVHHMQDEAANFPDPVDRASQEEEFSLELRTRDRERKLLKKITQSIIKIDDEEYGFCESCGIEIGIRRLEARPTAEMCIDCKTLDEIKERQYG, from the coding sequence ATGCCAAGAAAAAAAGCTGCAACTAATGCAACCCTAGAAAAACTAGGAATTAAGCCTTACTCCGAGAAAAAAGGCGAAGATTACATGAACGATGCTCAGTATGAGCACTTTCGTACCATTTTAGACACTTGGAAAAAGCAATTGATGGAAGAAGTGGATCGCACTGTGCATCACATGCAAGATGAAGCGGCCAACTTCCCTGATCCAGTGGATCGCGCTTCCCAAGAAGAAGAATTTTCTTTAGAGCTGCGCACTCGTGATCGCGAACGCAAGTTGCTCAAGAAAATCACCCAATCGATCATCAAAATTGATGATGAAGAATACGGTTTCTGCGAATCTTGCGGTATCGAGATCGGTATTCGCCGTCTAGAAGCGCGTCCAACTGCAGAAATGTGTATCGACTGCAAAACCCTTGACGAAATTAAAGAGCGTCAATACGGTTAA